One window of Brevibacillus choshinensis genomic DNA carries:
- a CDS encoding cytochrome P450 — translation MNSTNQTILLQEISNLTSKQSQWNPYPWYKEMREKHPVFYDAEQDVWNVFLYEHAKRVLFDHQFFSNKKERSFIPIPKIMDNRSNVNFCDPPEHRNRRALLAKAFTPRDLERWEPRIQAVVDELITEMEGLSTVDIVQKLAIPLPVTVIAELLGVPSKDREKIKAWSDIIFLPYAKETYNDTAARKMQVMKEFHDYLYPIVLEKRKHPTDDIISDLTKAELEGEQLTDEEVVSSAVGLLGAGNETTTTLISHVFYSMLFDKPGIYQELRADLSLVPKLIEEVLRYRFPSTNDRKVVQDTDILGQEMKHGQMVMVWTGAANRDESQFTRAEEFNIHRPENQHHLAFGAGPHFCLGAPLARMEARIALTSFVKRFDDIRQVEGFDVIEHLTDSAMGQALKSFPIMVDHKD, via the coding sequence ATGAATTCAACCAATCAAACGATTCTTTTACAAGAAATATCGAATCTTACATCAAAACAATCACAATGGAACCCCTATCCTTGGTACAAAGAGATGAGGGAGAAGCATCCTGTCTTTTACGATGCTGAGCAGGATGTGTGGAATGTGTTTTTATATGAACATGCCAAACGTGTACTGTTTGATCACCAATTCTTCTCGAATAAAAAAGAACGAAGCTTCATTCCCATTCCCAAAATAATGGATAACCGAAGCAACGTAAATTTCTGCGATCCTCCGGAGCACCGAAATCGGCGCGCTCTGTTAGCAAAAGCGTTCACCCCGCGAGATCTCGAACGATGGGAACCTCGAATCCAAGCGGTCGTGGACGAACTGATTACGGAGATGGAAGGGCTATCGACAGTGGATATTGTACAGAAGCTGGCGATCCCCCTCCCTGTGACAGTCATAGCTGAGTTGCTCGGTGTCCCTTCCAAAGACAGGGAGAAAATTAAAGCCTGGTCAGACATCATCTTCCTCCCGTATGCCAAAGAAACGTACAACGACACTGCTGCTCGAAAAATGCAAGTCATGAAGGAGTTTCACGACTATCTATATCCGATCGTGCTGGAAAAAAGGAAGCATCCCACCGATGACATCATCTCCGACTTGACGAAAGCCGAATTGGAGGGTGAACAATTGACGGATGAAGAGGTGGTCAGCTCCGCTGTGGGACTGCTCGGCGCGGGAAATGAGACAACGACAACACTGATTTCCCATGTGTTTTATTCCATGCTGTTTGACAAGCCGGGTATTTATCAGGAACTGAGAGCCGACTTGTCACTGGTTCCCAAATTGATTGAGGAAGTGCTGCGCTATCGCTTTCCCTCTACCAATGATCGTAAGGTGGTGCAAGATACGGACATTTTGGGGCAGGAAATGAAGCATGGACAAATGGTGATGGTGTGGACTGGTGCTGCCAACCGGGATGAGTCCCAATTTACCCGTGCGGAAGAGTTTAATATCCATCGACCTGAGAACCAACACCATCTCGCCTTTGGAGCAGGACCACATTTCTGTTTGGGAGCCCCGCTCGCTCGTATGGAAGCGCGCATTGCTTTGACTTCATTTGTGAAGCGGTTTGACGATATCCGTCAAGTGGAGGGCTTTGATGTGATCGAGCATTTGACGGATTCGGCGATGGGCCAGGCCTTAAAGAGCTTTCCTATCATGGTCGATCATAAGGATTAA
- a CDS encoding LLM class flavin-dependent oxidoreductase, protein MALTLSILDQTPIQNGETAAQAFSHTIELVKIAERLGYHRFWVSEHHDLDHVVGSSPEVLISHLLAKTERIRIGSGGVMLQHYSPYKVAENFHVLASLAPGRVDLGIGRAPGGLPLSTRALQQVDASSSPSLEEKLVELEKFLHNNLEPEHALHGLKAIPVPPQPADLYLLGTSVASAELAAKRGVPYVFAQFINSDEAVSYEAIDTYRKKFVAGALSRPQAILALSVIVSNTDEDAQKLAAENELVKIHLASGKTITVNSLKKAEEYGKHSEEPFTLEVKEANIISGSTETVRAKLLDIQRTYQVDEVIITTPIKDFQKRIHSYELLVEAFSKLTVS, encoded by the coding sequence GTGGCGCTAACATTGAGCATTTTGGACCAAACTCCAATTCAAAACGGAGAAACGGCCGCACAAGCCTTTTCGCATACGATTGAACTGGTCAAGATCGCGGAGAGGCTGGGCTATCATCGTTTCTGGGTCTCCGAACATCACGATCTGGATCATGTGGTCGGCTCTTCTCCAGAAGTCCTCATCTCGCACCTGCTGGCAAAGACTGAGCGCATCCGGATTGGCTCGGGTGGCGTGATGCTACAGCATTACAGCCCGTATAAAGTAGCGGAAAATTTCCACGTGCTCGCATCGCTTGCTCCGGGACGAGTCGATCTGGGCATCGGCAGGGCACCAGGAGGGCTTCCTCTTTCTACGCGGGCCTTGCAACAGGTGGATGCCTCATCTTCGCCCTCACTCGAAGAAAAGCTCGTGGAGCTAGAGAAATTCCTCCACAACAACCTCGAGCCCGAGCATGCCCTCCATGGATTAAAAGCGATCCCGGTTCCCCCGCAGCCCGCGGACCTTTACTTGTTGGGAACGAGTGTGGCGAGTGCCGAATTGGCCGCAAAGCGCGGGGTTCCCTATGTCTTTGCGCAGTTCATCAACAGTGATGAAGCCGTTAGCTACGAAGCCATCGATACGTACCGAAAGAAATTCGTGGCTGGAGCACTCTCTCGGCCCCAGGCCATTCTCGCCCTGTCCGTGATTGTCTCCAATACCGACGAGGACGCCCAGAAGCTCGCTGCCGAGAACGAGCTGGTAAAAATCCATTTGGCGAGCGGAAAAACGATCACGGTAAATAGTCTCAAAAAGGCCGAGGAATACGGAAAACACTCTGAAGAGCCCTTTACCCTCGAGGTGAAGGAAGCCAATATCATCTCTGGCTCCACAGAAACGGTACGGGCAAAACTACTCGATATCCAGCGCACTTATCAAGTAGACGAAGTCATCATCACTACTCCGATCAAAGACTTTCAGAAACGGATTCATTCTTACGAGCTGCTCGTCGAAGCCTTTTCGAAACTGACTGTCTCATAA
- a CDS encoding LLM class flavin-dependent oxidoreductase, translated as MANSRQIKFGAFIHGVGGHIAGWRHPLAQPDASIDFGFYSSQAQKAETGKFDFVFIADGLFINEKSIPHFLNRFEPLTILSALAAITSRIGLVGTVSTSYSEPFTVSRQLSSLDHISHGRAGWNVVTSPLEGSALNFNKTIDEHPDHAKRYRIATEYLEVAKGLWDSWEDDAFVREKESGVFFDPKKMHALNHKGEFFSVQGPLNISRSKQGQPVIFQAGASEDGKSFAATWADAIFTGHLTLSDAQQFYEDVKNRAVAAGRNPDEVIIMPGIAPIIGRTEVEAEKKYQELANLVSIEQALAYLGRYYDHHDFSVYELDEPFPDLGDVGKNSFQSTTERIKRDAEKGNLTLRQVALQETTPRPLFMGTAERVADLVQEWFVERGADGFIISSSIPNALNDFVDHVVPLLQERGFFRTEYEADTLRGNLGLSVPANRYTTKKNQALV; from the coding sequence ATGGCCAATTCCAGACAAATCAAATTCGGTGCGTTTATCCATGGAGTCGGCGGTCACATCGCAGGATGGAGACATCCACTGGCACAGCCGGATGCCAGTATCGACTTTGGCTTTTATTCTTCACAGGCGCAAAAGGCTGAGACAGGCAAGTTTGATTTCGTTTTTATTGCGGATGGCTTGTTTATCAATGAAAAGTCTATTCCCCATTTCTTGAATCGGTTCGAGCCGCTCACGATCTTATCGGCGCTAGCCGCGATCACCTCGCGTATCGGGCTCGTCGGGACAGTATCGACTTCGTACAGTGAGCCCTTTACTGTGTCGCGTCAGCTCTCTTCTCTCGATCACATCAGTCATGGGCGTGCGGGCTGGAACGTCGTGACGTCACCTCTGGAAGGCTCTGCGCTGAATTTTAACAAGACAATCGATGAGCATCCGGATCATGCCAAGCGCTACCGGATCGCTACGGAATATTTGGAGGTGGCCAAAGGTCTGTGGGACTCGTGGGAGGATGACGCCTTCGTGAGAGAGAAGGAATCGGGCGTTTTCTTTGACCCGAAAAAAATGCACGCACTGAACCACAAAGGGGAGTTTTTCTCGGTGCAGGGTCCGCTCAATATTAGCCGCTCCAAGCAAGGTCAGCCTGTGATCTTTCAAGCGGGAGCATCAGAAGACGGCAAGAGCTTTGCAGCTACGTGGGCGGATGCTATTTTTACGGGACATCTGACATTGTCTGACGCGCAACAGTTTTACGAGGACGTCAAAAACAGGGCGGTAGCAGCGGGTCGCAATCCTGATGAGGTCATCATTATGCCTGGAATCGCACCGATTATCGGACGTACCGAAGTGGAAGCCGAGAAAAAGTATCAGGAGCTGGCAAATCTGGTGTCGATCGAGCAGGCACTCGCCTATTTAGGAAGGTATTACGATCACCATGATTTTTCTGTTTACGAACTCGATGAGCCGTTCCCAGACCTGGGGGATGTGGGCAAAAACAGCTTTCAGAGTACGACTGAGCGAATCAAGAGAGATGCCGAGAAAGGCAATCTGACCCTTCGACAAGTGGCTCTACAGGAGACGACTCCTCGTCCGTTGTTCATGGGAACGGCGGAAAGGGTCGCAGATCTCGTGCAGGAGTGGTTCGTGGAGCGGGGAGCAGACGGCTTCATTATCAGTTCGAGTATTCCGAATGCGTTGAATGACTTTGTCGATCATGTCGTTCCTCTTTTGCAGGAGCGTGGATTTTTCCGGACGGAGTATGAGGCGGATACGTTGCGTGGAAATCTGGGGCTGTCGGTACCTGCGAATCGGTATACGACAAAGAAGAATCAGGCCCTCGTGTAA
- a CDS encoding KTSC domain-containing protein, which produces MKVRSIIRQLVSRPAPGELEPSYKELDSRLIKSTRYDLGTQRLYIRFLDGREMVYCRVTPYAYNAFLNADSFSDHFFAFIHMRYLNYPVM; this is translated from the coding sequence ATGAAAGTGAGATCTATCATTCGCCAGCTAGTTTCACGCCCTGCTCCTGGGGAACTGGAGCCCTCTTACAAAGAACTGGATTCTCGTCTGATCAAATCTACCCGATACGATCTGGGAACCCAACGATTGTACATCCGATTTCTGGACGGCCGTGAGATGGTCTATTGCCGTGTCACTCCCTATGCCTACAACGCCTTTTTAAATGCTGACTCGTTCAGCGACCACTTCTTTGCTTTCATCCATATGAGATATCTCAACTATCCCGTCATGTAG
- a CDS encoding amino acid ABC transporter ATP-binding protein, with product MAIIQVSQMKKSFGSLEVLKNVSFEVNKNDVVAVIGPSGSGKSTMLRSLVYLEQVNGGSIHVQGEDLVRDGVYANQQQIKRITSKMGMVFQHFNLFPHLTVRENLELAPRTVKGESAEVVRQKSAELLSKVGLSDKADHYPAKLSGGQKQRVAIARALMMDPDILLFDEPTSALDPELTGEVLQVIKQLAQERMTMMVVTHEMGFAREVANKVMFMDDGEFIEAGTPEELFTNPQFERTRAFLRKALK from the coding sequence ATGGCAATCATACAGGTTTCCCAGATGAAAAAGTCGTTTGGCTCATTGGAAGTATTGAAAAATGTCAGTTTTGAAGTTAATAAGAACGATGTAGTCGCAGTCATTGGACCCTCTGGCTCCGGAAAAAGCACCATGCTTAGAAGTCTGGTATATTTGGAGCAAGTGAACGGAGGGAGCATCCATGTACAGGGTGAAGATCTCGTGCGCGACGGCGTGTACGCAAACCAGCAGCAGATCAAGCGGATTACCTCTAAAATGGGGATGGTGTTCCAGCATTTCAATCTGTTTCCTCATTTGACGGTGAGAGAGAATCTGGAGCTGGCTCCACGCACGGTAAAAGGGGAATCGGCAGAAGTGGTTCGCCAAAAAAGTGCGGAGCTGCTCTCAAAAGTAGGCTTGTCTGATAAGGCAGATCATTACCCAGCCAAGCTCTCCGGTGGACAAAAGCAGCGAGTGGCGATTGCCAGAGCGTTGATGATGGATCCGGACATCTTGTTGTTTGATGAACCGACGTCGGCACTCGATCCCGAGTTGACGGGGGAGGTCTTGCAGGTCATCAAGCAGCTCGCCCAAGAACGGATGACCATGATGGTTGTGACTCACGAGATGGGATTTGCACGGGAAGTTGCAAACAAGGTCATGTTCATGGACGATGGAGAATTTATTGAAGCAGGAACACCGGAAGAGCTGTTTACCAACCCACAATTTGAGCGGACGAGAGCATTTTTAAGGAAGGCTTTGAAATAA
- a CDS encoding amino acid ABC transporter permease, translating into MSIEYILGITKPMLEGAQMTVLLFLIAIVVSIPLGFVITLMAKSSIKALAWIAHTYVYVMRGTPLLLQLLFICFGLPLLPGVGEYLVFDRFVAACIGFVLNYAAYFAEIFRGGLLAIDKGQYEAAQVLGFSKWQTMTKIILPQMFRVALPAVSNESITLVKDTALLYAVAVPELLHYAQTAVNRDFTIVPFFIAGVIYLVMTLLLTLFFKWMEKRFKFE; encoded by the coding sequence ATGAGTATAGAATATATCCTCGGTATTACAAAGCCGATGCTGGAAGGCGCGCAGATGACGGTGTTGCTGTTCCTCATCGCGATCGTAGTATCCATTCCATTAGGCTTTGTCATCACACTGATGGCGAAAAGCAGCATCAAAGCACTGGCGTGGATTGCCCATACGTACGTTTACGTCATGCGGGGAACGCCGCTGCTGCTGCAATTGCTGTTTATATGTTTCGGGCTGCCGCTGCTTCCAGGGGTCGGTGAGTATTTGGTGTTTGACCGTTTTGTAGCGGCGTGTATCGGGTTTGTCCTCAACTATGCTGCCTACTTTGCCGAGATCTTTCGGGGCGGATTGCTTGCAATCGACAAGGGGCAATACGAGGCGGCGCAGGTGCTGGGCTTTAGCAAATGGCAAACGATGACCAAGATTATCCTGCCTCAAATGTTTCGCGTAGCATTACCGGCGGTCTCCAATGAGTCGATTACGCTGGTGAAGGATACCGCGCTGTTGTACGCAGTAGCTGTGCCGGAGCTGTTGCACTACGCACAGACGGCCGTGAATCGTGATTTTACGATTGTTCCTTTCTTCATTGCAGGTGTCATTTACTTGGTCATGACTCTCTTGTTGACGTTGTTCTTTAAGTGGATGGAAAAACGTTTTAAATTTGAATAA
- a CDS encoding amino acid ABC transporter substrate-binding protein, with translation MKRFAAISILLTALLSLVVGCSSSNTGASGNQLIIGIDDKFAPMGFRDEKNEIVGFDIDYARAAGEKMGKEVVFQTIDWSSKESELNSGRIDLIWNGYTITDERKAKVLFTKPYLKNAQVIVTLANSDMTKLDDLSGKIVGLQNLSSAADALDASPVKNNVKTITEFSDNVLALSDLKIGRVDAVVIDQIVADYYMAKDKGTFKQLDESLAPEEYGIGVKKGNEALLNDLQKALDTMNQDGTAAKISEKWFGEDRVLK, from the coding sequence ATGAAAAGATTTGCGGCTATTTCTATCCTGCTTACAGCGCTACTATCACTGGTAGTTGGATGTTCCAGTAGCAATACCGGTGCGAGCGGCAATCAATTGATCATCGGGATCGACGACAAGTTTGCGCCGATGGGCTTTCGCGATGAAAAGAATGAAATCGTCGGCTTTGATATCGACTATGCTCGAGCGGCTGGAGAGAAAATGGGGAAAGAGGTTGTCTTTCAAACCATCGACTGGAGCTCGAAAGAATCTGAGCTCAACAGCGGTCGGATCGATCTCATCTGGAATGGATATACAATCACGGACGAACGCAAAGCAAAAGTACTATTCACGAAGCCGTATTTGAAAAATGCGCAAGTGATCGTGACCTTGGCGAATTCGGATATGACGAAACTGGATGATTTGTCCGGTAAAATCGTAGGTTTGCAAAACCTCTCTTCTGCTGCTGACGCCTTGGATGCCAGTCCGGTGAAAAATAACGTCAAAACGATCACGGAGTTTTCTGACAACGTGCTTGCGCTGAGCGATTTGAAAATCGGACGCGTGGATGCAGTCGTGATCGACCAGATCGTAGCCGACTATTACATGGCCAAAGACAAAGGGACGTTCAAGCAGCTGGATGAATCACTAGCGCCAGAGGAGTACGGAATTGGCGTGAAAAAAGGCAACGAAGCATTGCTGAATGATCTGCAAAAAGCTTTGGATACTATGAATCAGGACGGAACCGCAGCGAAAATTTCAGAAAAATGGTTTGGTGAAGATCGGGTATTGAAGTAA
- a CDS encoding DNA alkylation repair protein, giving the protein MTLEEVLKKLEEMGTEQTKKTYLRHGAKEPFFGVRIGDMKKLVKDVKRDQQLARALYETGNHDAMYLAGLTVDPKGMSKGDLRGWVKKAYWYALAEYTVANVTAESEHALELAREWIPSSEEMIAACGWNTYSNYLSITPDERLDLDEIKSLLQQIKATIHEEKNRVRYTMNQFVISVGAYVPALHQEALDMAASIGAVRVEMGQTACKVPLATEYIKKVEERGKIGQKKKTCIC; this is encoded by the coding sequence ATGACCCTAGAAGAAGTGCTGAAAAAGCTTGAGGAAATGGGAACGGAGCAGACGAAGAAGACATATTTGCGTCACGGTGCCAAGGAACCTTTTTTTGGAGTCCGAATCGGTGATATGAAAAAGCTGGTAAAAGATGTGAAACGTGACCAACAGCTAGCTCGGGCTTTATATGAGACAGGCAATCACGATGCGATGTATCTAGCGGGGCTGACAGTCGATCCGAAGGGCATGTCAAAAGGAGACTTGCGAGGCTGGGTGAAAAAAGCATATTGGTACGCGCTGGCTGAGTACACGGTAGCAAACGTCACGGCCGAAAGTGAGCATGCCCTTGAGCTGGCACGGGAATGGATACCGTCTTCAGAAGAAATGATTGCGGCGTGTGGCTGGAATACCTACTCCAACTACTTGTCCATCACTCCCGATGAACGACTGGATCTGGATGAAATCAAAAGCCTGCTTCAGCAAATCAAAGCTACCATCCACGAGGAAAAAAATCGGGTGAGGTACACGATGAATCAATTTGTCATTTCAGTCGGGGCATATGTTCCTGCACTTCACCAGGAAGCACTCGACATGGCTGCGAGCATAGGAGCGGTGCGTGTGGAAATGGGACAGACGGCTTGCAAGGTGCCATTGGCTACCGAGTATATTAAAAAGGTAGAGGAACGAGGCAAGATCGGTCAAAAGAAAAAGACCTGCATTTGCTAG
- a CDS encoding arsenic transporter — MSELMIPLTIVSFLCTIFFIFWRPHVNEAIPATVGAIVVFISGSVSIRDLLTITETIGGAAVTIIATIVMAIVLESFGFFHWTAENLAAKSKGSGIRLFWYTNLLCFLMTLFVNNDGSILITTPILLLLLQKLGLKKHEKIPYLLSGALIATASSAPIGVSNIVNLIALKIVNMDLYMHTAMMFVPATLGLVLLVLLLYAYFHRALPRQLSTSRLTLTTKYSHPLKGDTSPIPREKRTKFMGYLLLFVFAVRASLFIASYIHFPVPAMAVIGSLCLLGWRWAYLKISPADMLKKTPWHILVFAFSMYVIIYGLHNIGLTQWLIHYFQPIVSGSLTQASVMMGILVSILSNLFNNHPALMVGTLTLTNMGLDPLTLKIAYLASVIGSDVGSLLLPIGTLATLLWMHILKKGKVYISWGEYLKVTSVVIPITVLFTLIVLAYWVSWLF; from the coding sequence ATGTCTGAGCTCATGATACCCCTAACCATTGTTTCTTTCCTTTGTACCATCTTCTTTATCTTTTGGCGGCCCCACGTAAACGAAGCCATACCTGCTACTGTAGGAGCCATCGTTGTCTTTATCAGTGGCAGTGTTTCCATCCGTGATCTGTTGACCATCACGGAAACGATTGGGGGAGCAGCCGTCACTATTATCGCCACGATTGTTATGGCGATCGTATTGGAGAGCTTTGGATTCTTTCATTGGACAGCAGAAAATTTGGCAGCCAAATCGAAAGGGTCCGGTATCCGCCTTTTTTGGTATACCAACCTCCTTTGCTTTTTGATGACCCTATTTGTAAACAACGATGGTAGTATTCTCATCACCACGCCTATCTTATTGCTCTTGCTCCAGAAATTAGGTTTGAAAAAGCACGAGAAGATCCCCTATTTGCTCAGCGGAGCCTTGATCGCTACCGCATCCAGTGCTCCGATCGGGGTAAGCAATATCGTCAATCTGATCGCGCTGAAAATCGTAAACATGGACCTCTATATGCACACCGCTATGATGTTTGTTCCTGCTACACTTGGCCTAGTCCTTCTAGTCCTATTGCTGTACGCCTATTTTCATCGCGCCCTGCCACGTCAACTTAGTACTAGCCGACTCACCCTCACAACGAAATACAGCCACCCTCTGAAAGGCGACACTTCTCCCATCCCGCGAGAGAAACGAACCAAATTCATGGGTTATCTGTTACTCTTTGTCTTTGCTGTTCGTGCCAGCCTTTTCATCGCTTCCTACATTCACTTTCCCGTACCGGCGATGGCTGTGATCGGTTCCCTTTGCCTATTAGGTTGGCGATGGGCATATTTAAAAATATCTCCGGCTGATATGCTGAAGAAAACACCTTGGCACATTCTCGTTTTCGCCTTTAGCATGTACGTGATCATTTACGGCTTGCACAATATCGGATTGACTCAGTGGCTAATCCATTATTTCCAGCCTATCGTTTCCGGGAGCTTGACACAAGCCAGTGTGATGATGGGTATCCTCGTTTCCATCCTGTCCAATCTATTCAACAATCATCCCGCTCTCATGGTCGGAACGCTCACTTTGACAAACATGGGACTCGATCCACTTACACTCAAAATCGCCTATCTTGCTAGCGTCATCGGTAGTGACGTCGGTTCCCTCCTTTTACCGATCGGTACACTGGCGACCCTGCTCTGGATGCACATCTTGAAAAAAGGAAAAGTGTACATCTCTTGGGGTGAGTATCTAAAGGTTACATCTGTCGTTATCCCAATTACCGTGCTGTTTACGCTAATCGTTCTAGCTTACTGGGTGTCCTGGCTTTTTTAA